A genomic region of Pseudomonas sp. MPC6 contains the following coding sequences:
- a CDS encoding sensor histidine kinase: MPMSFSLTQMILISAAYLAVLFGVAWVSERGMIPRAIIRHPLTYTLSLGVYASAWAFYGTVGLAYQYGYGFLSSYLGVSGAFLLAPVLLYPILKITRTYQLSSLADLFAFRFRSTWAGALTTIFMLIGVLPLLALQIQAVADSIGILTREPVQHRVALSFCALITLFTIFFGSRHIATREKHEGLVFAIAFESVIKLIAIGGVGLYALYGVFDGPQQLELWLLQNQTALAALHTPLQEGPWRTLLLVFFASAIVMPHMYHMTFTENLNPRSLVSASWGLPLFLLLMSLAVPLILWAGLKLGATTNPEYFTLGIGIAANSKALALLAYIGGLSAASGLIIVTTLALSGMALNHLVLPLYQPPAEGNIYRWLKWTRRALIVAIIMAGYGFYLMLGAEQDLANLGIVAFVATLQFLPGVLSVLYWPTANRRGFIAGLLAGILVWLVTMLLPLVGNLQGFYIPLLNMIYVLDDTSWHMAAIASLAANVLMFTLISLFTNASAEEASAAEACAVDNVRRPQRRELHAASPQEFATQLAKPLGAKAAQKEVEQALRDLYLPFDERRPYALRRLRDRIEANLSGLMGPSVAQDMVETFLPYKAGGENYVTEDIHFIESRLEDYHSRLTGLAAELDALRRYHRQTLQELPMGVCSLAKDQEILMWNKAMEELTGIAAQRVVGSRLSTIADPWKALLQGFINLPDEHLHKQHLALDGQTRWLNLHKAAIDEPLAPGNSGLVLLVEDLTETQMLEDKLVHSERLASIGRLAAGVAHEIGNPITGIACLAQNLREEREDDSELKEISGQILEQTKRVSRIVQSLMSFAHAGSHQHSDEPVCLAEVAQDAIGLLALNRRNFEVQFYNLCDPDHWVEGDPQRLAQVLINLLSNARDASPPGSAVRVKSEAGEHTVDLIVEDEGSGIPSSIMDRLFEPFFTTKDPGEGTGLGLALVYSIVEEHYGQITIDSPADVQSQRGTRIRVTLPRHVEATSAVN; this comes from the coding sequence ATGCCGATGAGCTTTAGCCTGACCCAGATGATACTGATCAGCGCCGCGTACCTGGCGGTGCTGTTCGGCGTCGCCTGGGTCAGCGAACGGGGCATGATCCCCCGGGCGATCATTCGCCACCCGCTGACCTACACCCTGTCGCTGGGCGTCTACGCCAGTGCCTGGGCGTTCTACGGCACGGTGGGCCTGGCCTACCAGTACGGCTATGGTTTTCTGTCCAGTTACCTCGGGGTCTCCGGCGCGTTCTTGCTGGCGCCGGTGTTGCTGTATCCGATCCTGAAGATTACCCGCACCTATCAGCTGTCTTCCCTGGCCGATTTGTTCGCGTTCCGTTTCCGCAGCACCTGGGCCGGGGCGCTGACGACCATCTTCATGCTGATCGGCGTGCTGCCGTTGCTGGCCTTGCAGATTCAGGCGGTGGCCGACTCCATCGGCATCCTCACCCGGGAGCCGGTCCAGCATCGCGTGGCCTTGAGCTTCTGTGCGCTGATTACCCTATTCACGATCTTCTTCGGTTCGCGCCATATCGCCACCCGCGAAAAGCATGAAGGCCTGGTGTTCGCGATTGCCTTCGAATCGGTGATCAAGTTGATCGCCATTGGCGGCGTCGGCCTGTATGCGCTGTATGGCGTGTTCGACGGCCCGCAACAGCTGGAATTGTGGCTGCTGCAAAACCAGACCGCCCTCGCCGCCCTGCATACGCCGCTACAGGAAGGGCCATGGCGCACGCTGCTGCTGGTGTTCTTCGCTTCGGCGATCGTGATGCCGCACATGTATCACATGACCTTTACCGAAAATCTCAACCCGCGCTCCCTGGTGAGCGCCAGCTGGGGCCTGCCGCTGTTCCTGCTGCTGATGAGCCTGGCCGTGCCGTTGATTCTCTGGGCCGGCTTGAAACTCGGCGCCACCACCAACCCGGAATACTTCACCCTGGGCATCGGTATCGCCGCCAACAGCAAAGCCCTGGCACTGCTGGCCTACATCGGTGGCTTGTCGGCGGCCAGCGGGCTGATCATCGTCACCACGCTGGCGCTGTCCGGGATGGCGCTGAACCACCTGGTGTTGCCGCTCTACCAGCCGCCGGCCGAAGGCAATATCTACCGCTGGCTGAAGTGGACCCGCCGGGCGCTGATCGTCGCGATCATCATGGCCGGCTACGGTTTCTACCTGATGCTGGGTGCCGAGCAGGACCTGGCCAACCTGGGCATCGTCGCCTTCGTCGCCACCCTGCAATTCCTCCCGGGCGTGCTGTCGGTCCTGTACTGGCCGACCGCCAACCGCCGCGGTTTCATCGCCGGCCTGCTCGCCGGGATCCTGGTGTGGCTGGTCACCATGCTGCTGCCGCTGGTGGGCAATCTGCAGGGTTTCTACATTCCGCTGCTGAACATGATCTACGTGCTGGACGACACCAGCTGGCACATGGCGGCCATCGCCTCGCTGGCAGCCAACGTGCTGATGTTCACCCTGATTTCGCTGTTCACCAACGCCAGCGCCGAAGAGGCCAGCGCCGCCGAAGCCTGCGCCGTGGATAACGTGCGTCGCCCGCAACGCCGGGAACTGCACGCCGCCTCTCCCCAGGAGTTCGCCACGCAGCTGGCCAAACCCTTGGGCGCCAAGGCCGCACAGAAAGAAGTCGAGCAAGCCCTGCGCGACCTTTATCTGCCCTTCGACGAGCGCCGGCCTTACGCCCTGCGCCGTTTGCGTGACCGCATCGAAGCCAATCTGTCCGGCCTGATGGGGCCGAGCGTGGCCCAGGACATGGTCGAAACCTTCCTGCCTTATAAGGCGGGCGGCGAAAACTACGTGACCGAAGACATCCACTTCATCGAAAGCCGGCTCGAGGATTACCATTCGCGTCTCACCGGCCTTGCCGCCGAACTCGATGCCCTGCGCCGCTATCACCGCCAGACCTTGCAGGAATTGCCGATGGGCGTCTGCTCGCTGGCCAAGGATCAGGAAATCCTCATGTGGAACAAAGCTATGGAGGAATTGACCGGGATTGCCGCACAACGCGTAGTCGGTTCGCGCCTGAGCACCATTGCCGATCCGTGGAAAGCGCTGCTGCAAGGCTTCATCAATCTGCCCGACGAGCACTTGCACAAGCAGCACCTGGCCCTCGATGGCCAGACCCGCTGGCTGAACCTGCACAAAGCGGCGATCGATGAACCCCTGGCACCGGGTAACAGTGGCCTGGTGCTGCTGGTGGAAGACCTGACCGAAACCCAGATGCTCGAAGACAAGCTGGTGCATTCCGAGCGTCTGGCCAGCATCGGCCGCCTGGCCGCCGGCGTGGCCCATGAAATCGGCAACCCGATCACCGGCATCGCCTGTCTGGCGCAGAACCTGCGCGAAGAGCGCGAAGACGACAGCGAACTGAAGGAAATCAGCGGGCAGATTCTCGAACAGACCAAACGCGTGTCACGCATCGTTCAGTCGCTGATGAGCTTTGCCCACGCCGGCAGTCATCAGCACAGCGACGAGCCCGTCTGTCTGGCCGAAGTGGCCCAGGATGCCATCGGCCTGCTGGCCCTGAACCGACGCAATTTCGAAGTGCAGTTCTACAACCTGTGCGACCCCGACCACTGGGTCGAAGGTGACCCTCAGCGCCTGGCGCAAGTACTGATCAACCTGCTCTCGAACGCCCGTGACGCCTCGCCTCCCGGCAGTGCGGTGCGGGTCAAGAGCGAAGCCGGCGAACACACGGTCGATTTGATCGTCGAAGACGAAGGCAGCGGTATTCCCTCGAGCATCATGGACCGACTGTTCGAACCTTTCTTCACCACCAAGGATCCTGGCGAAGGCACCGGTCTGGGCCTTGCACTGGTCTATTCCATCGTTGAAGAGCATTATGGACAAATCACCATCGACAGCCCGGCTGATGTACAAAGCCAACGCGGCACCCGTATCCGGGTGACATTGCCGCGTCATGTCGAAGCGACGTCCGCTGTGAACTGA
- the gluQRS gene encoding tRNA glutamyl-Q(34) synthetase GluQRS, protein MTATTSPTYIGRFAPTPSGHLHFGSLVAALASYLDARAVGGRWLMRMEDLDPPREEPGAQAAILKALESYGFEWDGEMVRQSDRHAAYAEVIDRLFKLGLAYACTCSRKQLERYHGIYPGLCRNAGHGTEDAAIRLRVPELEYHFIDRVQGEFRQHLGREVGDFVIRRRDGLYAYQLAVVLDDAWQGITDIVRGADLLDSTPRQLYLQELLGLRQPRYLHIPLITQPDGNKLGKSYRSPPLSEDQATPLLLRALRALGQTPGAELAYATPREVLDWGIAHWDALKIPRTLNLPEAQLQ, encoded by the coding sequence ATGACCGCCACCACCTCCCCCACCTACATCGGACGCTTCGCCCCCACGCCCAGCGGCCATCTGCATTTCGGCTCGCTGGTCGCCGCGCTGGCGTCGTACCTCGACGCGCGTGCGGTGGGTGGTCGCTGGCTGATGCGCATGGAAGATCTCGATCCACCTCGGGAAGAACCCGGCGCCCAGGCGGCCATTCTCAAGGCCCTGGAAAGCTACGGTTTCGAGTGGGATGGCGAGATGGTCCGACAGAGTGACCGGCACGCCGCCTACGCCGAAGTCATCGATCGCCTGTTCAAGCTTGGCCTGGCTTATGCCTGCACCTGCTCGCGCAAACAACTGGAGCGCTATCACGGGATTTATCCGGGCCTGTGCCGCAACGCCGGGCACGGCACCGAAGATGCCGCGATTCGCCTGCGAGTTCCGGAGCTGGAATACCACTTCATCGACCGGGTCCAGGGTGAATTCCGCCAACACCTGGGCCGGGAAGTCGGCGATTTCGTGATCCGCCGCCGCGACGGGCTCTACGCCTATCAACTGGCGGTGGTACTGGACGATGCCTGGCAAGGCATCACCGACATTGTCCGGGGCGCCGACCTGCTGGACTCCACCCCGCGCCAGCTCTACCTGCAAGAACTGCTCGGCCTGCGGCAACCGCGTTATCTGCATATCCCGCTGATTACCCAGCCCGACGGCAACAAGCTCGGCAAGTCGTACCGTTCGCCGCCGTTGAGCGAAGATCAGGCAACACCCTTGTTGCTGCGTGCGTTGCGCGCACTCGGGCAAACCCCGGGCGCCGAACTGGCTTACGCCACGCCACGGGAAGTGCTGGACTGGGGCATTGCCCACTGGGATGCACTGAAGATCCCGCGCACACTCAACCTGCCCGAAGCGCAACTTCAGTGA
- the dksA gene encoding RNA polymerase-binding protein DksA — protein sequence MPTQAKQQNQSISGFEPYKEVKGEEYMGKPMRAHFTKILNKWKQDLMQEVDRTVDHMKDEAANFPDPADRASQEEEFSLELRARDRERKLIKKIDKTLQLIEDEEYGWCESCGVEIGVKRLEARPTADMCVDCKTLAEIKEKQVGK from the coding sequence ATGCCCACCCAAGCAAAGCAACAAAATCAGTCGATCAGCGGCTTCGAACCCTACAAAGAAGTGAAGGGCGAGGAATACATGGGCAAGCCCATGCGCGCTCACTTCACCAAGATCCTGAACAAGTGGAAACAGGACTTGATGCAGGAAGTCGACCGTACTGTTGATCACATGAAAGACGAAGCGGCCAACTTCCCGGACCCGGCAGACCGTGCCAGCCAGGAAGAAGAATTCAGCCTCGAATTGCGCGCCCGTGATCGCGAGCGCAAGCTGATCAAGAAAATCGACAAGACCCTGCAATTGATCGAAGACGAAGAGTATGGCTGGTGCGAGTCCTGCGGCGTCGAAATCGGCGTCAAGCGACTGGAAGCCCGCCCTACCGCCGACATGTGTGTCGATTGCAAGACCCTGGCGGAAATCAAGGAAAAGCAAGTCGGCAAGTAA
- a CDS encoding pyridoxal phosphate-dependent aminotransferase codes for MAQPYSARSRAIEPFHVMALLARANELQAAGHDVIHLEIGEPDFTTAEPIIQAGQAALTAGKTRYTAARGIPELREAISGFYRQRYGLNIDPQRILITPGGSGALLLASALLVDPGKHWLLADPGYPCNRHFLRLVEGAAQLVPVGPEVRYQLTPDLVARHWDHDSVGALVASPANPTGTILTRDELAGLSAAIKLRHGHLVVDEIYHGLTYGTDAASVLEVDNDAFVLNSFSKYFGMTGWRLGWLVAPEAAVGELEKLAQNLYISAPSMAQHAALACFEPATISILEERRAEFGRRRDFLLPALRELGFGIAVEPEGAFYLYADISKFGGDAFAFCRHFLETEHVAITPGLDFGRYQAGHHVRFAYTQSLPRLQEAVERIARGLRSWQG; via the coding sequence ATGGCTCAGCCCTACAGTGCCCGCAGTCGCGCGATCGAACCTTTCCACGTCATGGCGCTGCTGGCGCGGGCCAACGAATTGCAAGCCGCCGGCCACGACGTGATTCACCTGGAAATCGGCGAGCCGGACTTCACCACCGCCGAGCCGATCATCCAGGCCGGCCAGGCGGCACTGACGGCGGGCAAGACCCGTTACACCGCAGCGCGTGGCATCCCGGAGTTGCGCGAGGCCATTTCAGGCTTCTATCGGCAGCGTTACGGGTTGAATATCGATCCGCAGCGCATTCTCATCACCCCCGGCGGCTCTGGCGCGCTGTTGCTGGCCAGTGCCCTGCTGGTGGACCCGGGCAAGCACTGGCTGCTGGCGGACCCGGGGTACCCGTGCAACCGGCATTTCCTGCGGCTGGTGGAAGGCGCGGCGCAGTTGGTTCCTGTCGGCCCGGAGGTGCGTTATCAGCTGACGCCGGACCTGGTGGCCCGTCATTGGGACCACGACAGTGTCGGCGCCTTGGTGGCGTCGCCGGCCAACCCAACCGGGACCATCCTGACCCGCGATGAATTGGCGGGCCTGTCTGCCGCCATCAAGCTGCGCCACGGCCATCTGGTGGTGGACGAGATTTACCACGGCCTGACCTATGGCACCGACGCGGCCAGTGTGCTGGAAGTGGATAACGACGCCTTTGTCCTAAATAGTTTTTCAAAGTATTTCGGCATGACCGGCTGGCGACTCGGTTGGCTGGTGGCACCCGAAGCCGCGGTCGGGGAGCTGGAAAAACTGGCCCAGAATCTCTATATCAGTGCCCCGAGCATGGCCCAGCACGCCGCACTGGCCTGCTTTGAGCCAGCAACCATCAGCATCCTGGAAGAGCGTCGCGCCGAATTCGGCCGGCGTCGGGATTTCCTGCTGCCGGCCTTGCGGGAATTGGGCTTCGGCATCGCCGTGGAACCGGAAGGGGCTTTCTACTTGTACGCCGATATCAGCAAGTTCGGCGGTGATGCCTTCGCGTTCTGCCGACATTTCCTCGAAACCGAACATGTTGCGATTACCCCGGGACTCGACTTTGGCCGTTATCAGGCCGGGCATCACGTGCGGTTTGCCTACACTCAAAGCCTGCCGCGCTTGCAGGAAGCGGTCGAGCGGATTGCGCGCGGTTTGCGCAGCTGGCAAGGCTGA
- the sfsA gene encoding DNA/RNA nuclease SfsA encodes MRFHPPLEEGRLIRRYKRFLADIETVDGELLTIHCPNTGSMLNCQVEGGQVWFSRSNDPKRKLPGTWEVGETPQGRLFCVNTGRANGLIEEALRAGVITELNGFTGLKREVAYGQESSRIDFRLDYPSGPAYVEVKSVTLGYDGSLVAAFPDAVTQRGAKHLRELAHLARDGIRAVQLYCVNLTGVDAVRPAEEIDSAYAAALREAVACGVEVLAYGVRLSHEEMVVDRRLAVLLNV; translated from the coding sequence ATGCGCTTTCATCCGCCACTCGAAGAAGGTCGCCTGATCCGTCGCTACAAGCGTTTTCTCGCTGATATCGAGACCGTTGACGGCGAGTTGCTGACCATTCACTGCCCAAACACCGGGTCCATGCTCAATTGCCAGGTCGAGGGCGGGCAGGTCTGGTTCAGCCGTTCCAATGATCCGAAACGCAAATTGCCCGGCACCTGGGAGGTTGGCGAAACCCCCCAGGGGCGGCTGTTTTGCGTGAACACCGGGCGAGCCAATGGCTTGATCGAGGAAGCATTGCGGGCCGGCGTTATCACCGAGCTGAACGGCTTTACCGGGCTGAAGCGTGAAGTGGCCTATGGCCAGGAAAGCAGCCGCATCGATTTCCGCCTCGATTACCCGAGCGGACCGGCCTATGTGGAAGTCAAAAGTGTCACCCTGGGTTACGACGGCTCATTGGTGGCGGCATTTCCCGATGCGGTGACGCAGCGCGGGGCCAAGCATTTGCGGGAGCTGGCCCATCTGGCCCGGGACGGGATTCGCGCGGTGCAGTTGTATTGCGTGAACCTCACCGGAGTCGATGCGGTACGTCCTGCCGAAGAAATCGATTCGGCCTACGCCGCTGCACTGCGTGAGGCGGTGGCCTGTGGGGTCGAGGTATTGGCCTACGGCGTTCGGTTGAGCCACGAAGAGATGGTGGTCGATCGACGACTGGCCGTGTTGCTCAACGTTTAA
- a CDS encoding Rieske 2Fe-2S domain-containing protein produces the protein MKFLCTGVELADNSSRGFDIDGQKLFAVRRGGRVYVYINRCPHRGVGLEWTPNQFLDPSNSLIQCATHGALFLIEDGECVSGPCAGQSLASVACREDDQGIWVSL, from the coding sequence ATGAAGTTTCTTTGTACTGGCGTCGAGCTGGCCGATAACAGCAGCCGCGGTTTCGACATCGACGGCCAGAAACTCTTTGCCGTGCGCCGGGGCGGTCGGGTTTACGTCTACATCAATCGCTGTCCGCACCGTGGCGTCGGGCTGGAATGGACCCCCAACCAGTTTCTCGACCCCAGCAACAGCCTGATCCAGTGCGCCACCCATGGCGCACTGTTCCTGATCGAAGACGGCGAATGCGTCTCCGGGCCGTGCGCCGGGCAATCCCTGGCCAGCGTCGCCTGCCGCGAGGACGACCAAGGGATCTGGGTCAGTCTTTAA
- a CDS encoding ABC transporter substrate-binding protein — protein MRLNTRVAALCVGLLVSCHAAAAELPQRWVSAGGALSEWVSALGGESKLVGVDTTSQHPPSLKALPSIGYQRQLSAEGILSLRPQILIGTEEMGPPPVLSQVRSAGVQVELFSAQPDLPTLQANLQHLGKLLGAQDRAAQLLQAYQQQLEQQKVRVTRAQLKEKSPGVLLLLGHAGGKPLIAGKDTAADWLLQQAGGHNLATHSGYKPFSVESLVSLDPDVLVFADRALTGDAARAALFKENPILASTRAAKDGRVMELDPTLLVGGLGPRLPEAMESLSDGFFPGSAGQ, from the coding sequence ATGCGCCTGAATACCCGCGTTGCTGCGCTCTGTGTCGGACTTCTCGTCAGTTGTCACGCCGCAGCCGCCGAGTTGCCACAACGTTGGGTCAGTGCCGGCGGCGCGCTGTCGGAGTGGGTCAGTGCGCTAGGTGGCGAATCGAAACTGGTGGGTGTCGATACCACGAGCCAACACCCGCCTTCCCTGAAGGCACTGCCCAGTATCGGTTATCAGCGGCAATTGTCGGCGGAGGGTATTTTGAGTTTGCGCCCGCAGATTCTGATCGGCACCGAAGAAATGGGGCCGCCGCCGGTGCTTTCGCAGGTTCGCAGTGCCGGCGTGCAAGTCGAACTGTTTTCCGCCCAGCCGGACCTGCCGACCTTGCAGGCCAATCTGCAACACTTGGGCAAATTGCTTGGCGCGCAAGACCGGGCGGCGCAATTGCTGCAGGCCTATCAGCAGCAACTCGAGCAGCAAAAGGTCCGGGTCACCCGGGCGCAGCTGAAGGAAAAGTCGCCGGGCGTGCTGTTGCTGCTCGGCCACGCCGGCGGCAAGCCGCTGATCGCCGGCAAGGACACCGCCGCCGACTGGTTGCTGCAACAGGCCGGCGGGCACAATCTGGCAACACATTCCGGCTACAAACCTTTTTCCGTTGAATCGCTGGTGAGTCTGGATCCTGACGTGCTGGTGTTTGCCGATCGTGCGCTCACCGGCGACGCCGCGCGGGCAGCGCTGTTCAAGGAGAATCCAATCCTGGCCTCGACCCGCGCAGCCAAGGACGGGCGAGTGATGGAGCTCGATCCAACCTTGCTGGTCGGTGGCCTCGGGCCGCGGTTGCCCGAAGCGATGGAATCACTGTCTGACGGCTTCTTCCCCGGTTCTGCCGGCCAATGA
- a CDS encoding iron ABC transporter permease, whose translation MLAIWLSLALGPVSLPLFDTLRAALRLIGLPIAADGLEQAELILGQIRLPRTLLGLAVGGVLALSGVAMQGLFRNPLADPGLVGVSSGAALGAAIAIVGGSLFGGLPEAFGPYLLSLCAFIGGLGVTALVYRLGRRNGQTHVATMLLAGIALTALAGSAVGLFTYLADDATLRTLTFWNLGSLNGASYARLWPLLLITVGVALWLPRRAKALNALLLGESEAGHLGIDVERLKRELVFCTALGVGAAVAAAGMIGFVGLVVPHLVRLLAGPDHRVLLPASVLAGGSLLLFADLVARLALAPAELPIGIVTAFIGAPFFLYLLLRGRA comes from the coding sequence TTGCTGGCGATCTGGCTGTCGTTGGCGCTGGGCCCCGTCAGCTTGCCGCTGTTCGATACCTTGCGCGCGGCGTTGCGGCTGATCGGCTTGCCCATTGCGGCCGACGGGTTGGAGCAGGCCGAACTGATCCTCGGCCAGATTCGCCTGCCGCGAACCCTGTTGGGTTTGGCGGTGGGGGGCGTCCTGGCATTGTCCGGCGTGGCAATGCAGGGGCTGTTTCGTAACCCGCTGGCAGATCCGGGGTTGGTCGGGGTTTCCAGCGGCGCGGCACTGGGCGCGGCGATCGCCATTGTCGGCGGTTCGCTATTCGGCGGCCTGCCGGAAGCCTTCGGGCCTTATCTGTTATCGCTATGCGCATTCATAGGCGGGCTCGGCGTCACGGCGCTGGTGTATCGGCTGGGCCGGCGCAACGGGCAGACCCATGTCGCGACCATGCTGCTGGCGGGTATCGCCTTGACCGCGCTGGCCGGTTCCGCCGTGGGGCTGTTTACCTACCTGGCCGACGACGCGACCCTGCGCACGCTGACATTCTGGAACCTGGGCAGCCTGAACGGCGCCAGCTATGCGCGACTCTGGCCGTTGTTGCTGATCACGGTGGGCGTGGCGCTGTGGCTGCCGCGCCGGGCCAAGGCGCTGAATGCGTTGCTGCTGGGAGAGTCGGAGGCCGGGCACCTGGGCATTGATGTCGAAAGGCTCAAGCGCGAGCTGGTGTTCTGCACGGCGCTGGGTGTCGGCGCGGCAGTCGCGGCCGCAGGGATGATCGGCTTTGTCGGTCTGGTGGTGCCGCACTTGGTGCGACTGCTGGCGGGTCCTGACCATCGCGTGCTGTTGCCCGCCTCGGTGCTGGCGGGCGGCAGCCTCCTGTTGTTTGCCGATCTGGTCGCGCGATTGGCGCTGGCGCCGGCCGAGTTGCCCATCGGGATCGTCACGGCCTTCATTGGTGCACCGTTCTTTCTGTATTTACTGCTCCGGGGGCGTGCCTGA
- a CDS encoding heme ABC transporter ATP-binding protein, whose translation MLRTQNLQIRRGRKIVLTDITLEVKPGEVLGVLGPNGAGKSTLLGALCGELQADQGNVWLDERELSHWAGALRAQRLAVLPQVSTLDFAFRVEEVVGMGRLPHQSGRVRDDEIITAALQAADAGHLTGRSYLALSGGERQRVHLARVLAQLWPGEAGQTLLLDEPTSMLDPLHQHITLQAVRAFADRGAAVLVILHDLNLAARYCDRLLLLEGGRPVALDTPEQVLRPEPLKAVFGLEVLVQQHPERGHPLIIAR comes from the coding sequence ATGTTGCGAACGCAAAATCTGCAGATCCGTCGGGGTCGCAAGATCGTATTGACCGACATCACGCTCGAGGTCAAGCCGGGCGAAGTCCTGGGAGTGCTGGGGCCGAACGGTGCCGGGAAAAGCACCTTGCTCGGCGCTTTGTGCGGCGAGTTGCAGGCTGACCAGGGCAATGTCTGGCTCGATGAGCGCGAGTTGAGCCACTGGGCCGGGGCATTGCGCGCCCAGCGCCTGGCCGTGCTGCCGCAGGTATCGACCCTGGACTTCGCCTTTCGCGTCGAAGAAGTGGTCGGCATGGGCCGCTTGCCCCATCAGAGCGGGCGGGTCCGCGATGATGAAATCATCACCGCCGCATTACAGGCTGCCGATGCCGGGCATTTGACTGGCCGCAGCTACCTGGCCTTGTCCGGTGGCGAACGTCAGCGGGTGCACCTGGCGCGGGTACTGGCACAACTCTGGCCGGGCGAGGCGGGGCAAACCCTGTTGCTCGATGAGCCGACCTCGATGCTCGACCCGCTGCATCAGCACATCACCCTGCAAGCGGTGCGCGCGTTCGCCGATCGCGGCGCGGCGGTGTTGGTGATCCTGCATGATCTGAACCTGGCGGCGCGCTATTGTGATCGCCTGCTACTGCTCGAAGGCGGGCGCCCGGTGGCGCTCGATACCCCGGAGCAGGTGTTGCGTCCGGAACCGCTCAAGGCGGTCTTCGGCCTGGAAGTGCTGGTGCAACAGCATCCGGAGCGTGGGCATCCGCTGATCATCGCCCGCTGA
- a CDS encoding ChaN family lipoprotein, whose translation MRVMLILSVLVLSACQHVSAPPPIAGEIRDLRNGRSLTPQELVAQLAKPSRLIVGEQHDNRDHHALQLWLLQSLGDQRPQGSLLLEMLTPDQQPRVDEVRQASAPPADLPAALAWQEGWDWELYGPIVRFALSQPYPLLSANLTTAQVRAIYANPPILSGARSNASSVKDELLQQVRDSHCGLLPKTQMPAMLSVQQQRDRRMAERLLVAPEPSMLFAGAFHARKDVGVPIHLLDLGTPEAPTVLMLAQQGSEITADMADYVWYTPAMPTPDYCAQMRKQFGK comes from the coding sequence ATGCGTGTAATGTTGATTTTGTCAGTCCTGGTGCTGAGTGCCTGCCAGCATGTTTCGGCACCGCCCCCGATCGCCGGAGAGATCCGCGACTTGCGCAACGGCCGGAGCCTGACGCCGCAGGAACTGGTTGCGCAATTGGCCAAGCCTTCGCGGCTGATCGTCGGCGAGCAGCATGACAATCGTGATCACCATGCACTGCAGCTGTGGTTGTTGCAGTCCCTGGGTGATCAGCGACCTCAGGGCAGTCTTTTGCTGGAGATGCTCACGCCGGACCAGCAGCCACGCGTCGATGAAGTTCGCCAGGCTTCGGCACCGCCGGCGGATTTGCCCGCTGCCTTGGCCTGGCAGGAGGGTTGGGATTGGGAATTGTATGGGCCGATCGTGCGTTTCGCCCTGAGCCAACCGTATCCGCTGCTGTCCGCGAACCTGACCACAGCGCAAGTACGGGCCATCTATGCCAACCCTCCCATCTTGAGCGGCGCGCGCTCCAACGCGTCTTCGGTCAAGGACGAACTGCTGCAGCAAGTCCGCGATTCCCATTGCGGCCTGCTGCCCAAAACACAGATGCCGGCAATGCTTTCGGTTCAGCAGCAGCGTGACCGGCGCATGGCTGAGCGCCTGCTTGTCGCGCCTGAGCCTTCAATGCTGTTCGCTGGCGCGTTCCATGCACGCAAGGACGTTGGCGTGCCAATTCACCTGCTGGATCTGGGAACGCCCGAGGCGCCGACGGTGCTGATGCTGGCGCAACAGGGCAGTGAGATCACGGCGGATATGGCTGATTATGTCTGGTACACGCCGGCTATGCCGACGCCGGATTACTGTGCGCAGATGCGTAAGCAGTTTGGTAAGTAG
- a CDS encoding TfoX/Sxy family protein: MNDELQHLKNLGKTSAQWLHAVGIHSASDLRRLGAVDAYRAVRTRGFRASKVLLYAIEGALMDVHWNDIPAERKEALNKQLEAISSRHKN, encoded by the coding sequence ATGAATGATGAACTGCAGCACCTGAAGAATCTTGGCAAGACGTCAGCGCAGTGGCTGCATGCCGTGGGCATCCACAGTGCCTCGGACTTGCGTCGCCTGGGGGCGGTGGACGCTTACCGGGCCGTGCGCACTCGCGGGTTCCGGGCGTCCAAGGTGTTGTTGTATGCGATCGAAGGCGCCTTGATGGACGTGCACTGGAACGACATTCCCGCCGAGCGCAAGGAAGCCCTGAACAAACAGCTGGAAGCCATTTCGTCGCGCCACAAAAACTGA
- a CDS encoding pentapeptide repeat-containing protein, producing the protein MSQPKLLDTPLYALLHKDDIAGFNKERPQEGTIDMVGGDFRGLDLRELNADGIDFTNAYFRSADLRGIDFTTSILEGASLAHAQISGAYFPPELSADEILMSMNFGTRLRYRTR; encoded by the coding sequence ATGAGCCAGCCCAAACTTCTCGACACGCCGCTTTATGCCCTGCTGCACAAAGACGACATCGCCGGTTTCAACAAAGAACGTCCCCAGGAAGGAACCATCGACATGGTCGGTGGCGATTTCCGAGGGCTCGACCTGCGCGAACTGAATGCCGACGGCATCGACTTCACCAACGCCTATTTCCGCTCCGCCGACTTGCGCGGCATCGACTTCACCACCTCGATCCTGGAAGGCGCAAGCCTGGCCCACGCGCAGATCTCCGGGGCCTACTTTCCGCCAGAACTGAGTGCGGATGAAATCCTGATGTCGATGAATTTCGGGACACGCCTGCGCTACCGCACCCGCTAA